DNA from Kitasatospora viridis:
CCCACCCTCGCCGGAAATCCCGTTGACCCCGGCCCGGCCCACCGCTTTGCTACGGCCATGCACGGACTCACCTTCCACCGGCTCTCCGGCGGCGACCGGCTGATCGACGGCGACCCGCTGATCGACGACTGGCAGCGGATCCACAACCTGATCATCCCCACCGACCCGCTCTCGCTGGAGCAGGTGCGCGAGCGCGCCGGCCGCTACCACCTGGAGGTGGTCCGGCTGGACGGCACGGCGATCGGTTGCAGCACCGTGCGCCCGCCGACCGAGGAGGAGCCGGTCGCCATGGTGATCGCCCGGATCCTGCCCGCCCACCGGCGCCGGGGTTTCGGCGGCGAGCTCTACCGGCGCGGCCTGGAGCGGGCCCGGGCCTTCGGTGCGCCGATCGAGACCGTGGTGCTGGCCAGCAACCCCGAGGGCCTGGCGTTCGCGGAGGCGCAGGGGTTCACCGAGGTCGAGCGCTACCTGCTCCCCGGCGACACCGTCCCCTACGTGGCGCTCCGGCTCACGGCGTAACCCTCCGCCCGGAGCAGGGCCAGCCGGGCGCCGTCCGCGCTGCCCGGCGGGGCGGTGTAGATCTCCAGGCGCTGGTCGCTCTCCGGGTCGATCAGCACCTTGCAGTCCAGCTCCACCGCCCCGATCACCGGGTGCTCCAGCCGCAGCCGGCTGCGCCGGCGCACCGCCACCTCGTGCCGCTCCCAGAGCGCGGCGAACTCCTCGCTCGCCCCGCGCAGCCGCTCCACCAGCCGGGCCGCCGCCGGGTCGTCGGCCCGCCGCGCGCTGGCCGCGCGCAGGTCGGCGACGTGCAGCCGGCTGTAGTACTCGTGCTCCTCGACGGGGTAGCCGGCCCGCGTCCCGGGCCAGGTGAACCAGCGCCAGGCCACATTGCGCCCGTGCTCGGAGACCGAGCAGACACCGCCGAGCAGGTCCCGGGCG
Protein-coding regions in this window:
- a CDS encoding GNAT family N-acetyltransferase; the encoded protein is MHGLTFHRLSGGDRLIDGDPLIDDWQRIHNLIIPTDPLSLEQVRERAGRYHLEVVRLDGTAIGCSTVRPPTEEEPVAMVIARILPAHRRRGFGGELYRRGLERARAFGAPIETVVLASNPEGLAFAEAQGFTEVERYLLPGDTVPYVALRLTA
- a CDS encoding helix-turn-helix transcriptional regulator, with the translated sequence MTINRAELADFLRHARERVTPEDVGLPVGPRRRTPGLRREEVAQLAVMSADYYIRLEQARGPQPSPPMLAALARALRLNDDERDHLHLLAGHRPPAGQSGGDRVAPGLLHLLDQLSGTPLQVLSELGDVLAQNDIARDLLGGVCSVSEHGRNVAWRWFTWPGTRAGYPVEEHEYYSRLHVADLRAASARRADDPAAARLVERLRGASEEFAALWERHEVAVRRRSRLRLEHPVIGAVELDCKVLIDPESDQRLEIYTAPPGSADGARLALLRAEGYAVSRSAT